In the Acropora muricata isolate sample 2 chromosome 1, ASM3666990v1, whole genome shotgun sequence genome, one interval contains:
- the LOC136918461 gene encoding BOS complex subunit NOMO3-like, with protein MLLGQIVLYFVFSATNVLLVQADDVVACGGFVQSEVGIDYSLVQLKLLTKQGVIKAETDCAPNNGYFLIPCYGKGTFVLKIEPPAGWSFEPSNVELNIDGSSDKCSKGEDINFIFTGFTVSGKVISQGREIGPAGVEIILREKSGDRERRMVTAEGGFFSFGGVMPGTYHVKASHASWSFENSETEIAIKSGNVDVKGKIVVSGYDVKGHVLSDGEPIQDVSFLLFSKTGHQKMLSGCDEIPPDVVKTVKKKTEVDMPLCQVKSGVDGLFVFPSVPSGEYTLIPYYQGELITFDVVPSKLTFSVNYKSVVLKTPFQVHGFSVSGQVLTPEGKGIGDVSISVGDKLHSTTTSEGVYVLNNVTAGEYVIQASKANYFFNPAKVQVTPNTPRLPIISPAAYHLCGKLKVDVFPPGVSQLKGRKVILQTEGASIATRSMSTSVDANGDFCFKVGAGTHVIQPVITLPESTAGLALVPKEQTVKVTTHPVLDVTFSQFRAAVTGTVKCIDGPCASVFVSLQSLTNPNLPIASTKVVGSSFAFKDVFPGAYRATVVEESWCWENETVEFQVSESDVNDLKFVQSGYILKCILSHNITLFFSRESRKENLDFFDLQKGTNKFCLKEPGVYNLMPRSCHQFDQDVFIYNTSAPSVLTLTAVKHLLSGVVKAATKADDIKVDIRSLTSKGTTNIGPLKQQQDKRAPTIAKGNNSEVKKSTNELIYNFSHWGSRGEEFEITPMSSELLFYPASRVVVITDDCPAAWVEFQGKLGVFLEGQVTPPLRGVDILITASGEQPMEEIKVQTDDQGKYRVGPLHGGIEYSLTASKSGFIISPLADKKGHFQAQKLGQIEILVTDENDQPLSAVLLSLSAAQFRSNNFTSESGYMVFANLGPGQYFFRPMLKEYSFSPASKMIDVGEGSTVELKVKGKRVAFSCFGRISSLNGEPEKGTVVEAVGLENCEASQEETVSDQDGHYRLRGLQPGCMYRVRVKIGESNPLLERASPSFIDIQISGSDHQNINMLAFRHVNQIEITGNVVTDRQYISTLKVTLSPENNPDTPLFTTPVGVSSYFQFTPVPNDGKVYVVRLVSTLSTLNYQYPRPESTVTATGVRAHVSFKFEPQPRKFEPESNQGSFLTLPLLLLVIFLAVNHSKVVPFLQQVPQMIQGVSENQLQAQMEDSFKNRKKLPAARRR; from the exons ATGTTGCTGGGTCAAATTGTCCTGTACTTTGTGTTTTCGGCGACCAATGTTTTGTTAGTTCAAGCCGATGATGTAGTCGCTTGTGGAGGATTTGTTCAGTCAGAAGTTGGCATTGACTACTCTCTCGTGCAG TTGAAGCTGCTGACCAAACAGGGCGTCATCAAGGCTGAAACTGATTGTGCACCGAACAATGGATACTTCCTAATTCCTTGTTATGGCAAG ggAACGTTTGTTTTGAAGATTGAGCCCCCAGCTGGATGGAGTTTtg AACCAAGTAATGTGGAATTGAATATTGATGGTAGTTCAGATAAATGCAGCAAAGGAGAAGACATAAACTTCATATTCACTGGATTTACTGTGTCTGGAAAG GTGATCAGCCAGGGAAGGGAAATTGGCCCAGCTGGAGTTGAAATCATTCTGCGAGAGAAGTCAG GTGACAGAGAAAGGAGAATGGTCACAGCAGAAGGAGGATT TTTCAGTTTTGGTGGTGTCATGCCTGGAACATACCATGTGAAGGCATCTCATGCCTCATGGAGTTTTGAAAAT TCTGAAACAGAAATTGCAATTAAGTCTGGTAATGTGGATGTTAAAGGCAAAATCGTTGTTTCAGGATATGACGTCAAG GGTCATGTGTTAAGTGACGGAGAGCCTATTCAAGATGTgagttttcttttgttctcaaaaACTGGTCATCAGAAG ATGTTATCTGGATGTGATGAAATCCCTCCTGACGTGGTTAAGACAGTCAAAAAGAAGACAGAAGTTGATATGCCATTGTGCCAGGTCAAGTCTGGTGTGGatggcttgtttgtttttccaagtGTTCCAAGTGGAGAATATACTCTG aTTCCCTATTACCAAGGCGAGCTCATAACTTTTGATGTGGTTCCATCTAAACTAACTTTCTCTGTCAATTACAAAAGTGTAGTTCTAAAG aCACCATTTCAAGTTCATGGATTTTCTGTTAGTGGACAAGTCCTTACTCCTGAG gGCAAGGGAATTGGAGATGTCAGCATTTCAGTTGGTGATAAGCTGCATTCAACAACTACCTCAGAGGGTGTTTATGTATTAAATAATGTCACAGCTGGTGAATACGTTATTCAG GCCAGTAAAGCAAACTATTTCTTTAATCCAGCTAAGGTCCAAGTGACTCCCAACACACCCAGACTGCCTATCATTTCTCCAGCTGC GTACCACTTGTGTGGAAAACTGAAGGTCGATGTATTTCCCCCAGGAGTTAGTCAG TTGAAGGGACGTAAGGTGATTCTGCAGACAGAAGGTGCTTCAATTGCAACAAGATCGATGTCGACTTCGGTTGATGCTAATGGTGACTTTTGCTTCAAAGTTGGTGCTGGAACTCATGTTATTCAA CCTGTGATCACATTACCTGAGTCCACAGCTGGTTTGGCACTAGTACCCAAAGAACAAACTGTAAAAGTCACGACACATCCTGTTCTTGATGTTACATTCTCGCAGTTTAGGGCAGCTGTTACAGGAACTGTCAAGTGCATTG ATGGTCCTTGTGCCAGTGTATTTGTATCCCTGCAGTCATTGACAAATCCAAATTTGCCTATTGCCAGTACAAAG GTTGTTGGAagttcttttgcttttaaagaTGTTTTTCCTGGAGCATACAGAG CCACTGTGGTCGAGGAGTCCTGGTGCTGGGAGAATGAAACTGTGGAATTTCAAGTGTCAGAATCAGATGTCAATGACCTAAAGTTCGTCCAATCAGGATACATTTTGAAATGCATCTTGTCACACAATATAACCTTG TTTTTCTCCAGGGAATCTCGCAAAGAGAATTTGGACTTTTTTGACCTGCAGAAGGGGACCAACAAGTTTTGTCTGAAGGAACCAG GGGTTTACAACTTGATGCCTCGATCCTGTCACCAGTTTGACCAAGATGTGTTTATCTATAACAC GTCAGCACCATCTGTTCTGACTCTGACAGCAGTCAAGCATTTGCTCTCTGGTGTTGTGAAAGCCGCAACAAAAGCAGACGATATTAAGGTCGATATCAg GTCGTTGACATCCAAGGGGACAACAAACATTGGGCCATTAAAGCAACAACAAGACAAACGGGCACCAACAATTGCAAAAGGAAACAACAGCGAAGTTAAAAAATCTACCAACGAGTTGATTTACAACTTTTCACACTGGGGGAG TCGTGGCGAAGAGTTTGAGATCACTCCAATGTCATCTGAGCTTCTGTTTTATCCTGCTAGCAGAGTTGTAGTAATCACTG ATGACTGTCCTGCTGCTTGGGTCGAGTTTCAAGGAAAACTGGGTGTCTTTCTGGAGGGTCAAGTCACCCCACCCCTGAGAGGCGTGGACATTTTGATCACAGCATCCGGAGAACAACCCATGGAGGAAATTAAAGTGCAAACAGACGATCAAGGAAAATATAG aGTCGGACCTCTTCATGGCGGTATAGAATATTCTTTG ACTGCAAGTAAGTCTGGCTTCATTATCAGTCCTTTGGCAGACAAGAAAGGACACTTTCAAGCGCAGAAACTGGGACAGATTGAAATACTG GTCACAGATGAGAATGATCAGCCTTTGTCAGCTGTTCTTTTATCACTCAGTGCTGCACAGTTTAGAAGCAACAATTTCACTTCAGAGTCTGGTTACATGGTCTTTGCTAACTTG GGCCCTGGACAGTACTTTTTCCGTCCCATGTTAAAGGAATATTCCTTCTCTCCAGCTTCAAAG ATGATAGATGTAGGCGAAGGCTCAACGGTAGAGCTGAAAGTTAAGGGGAAGAGAGTCGCTTTCAG CTGCTTTGGTAGAATTTCATCACTAAACGGAGAACCTGAAAAGGGGACAGTCGTTGAG GCTGTTGGCCTTGAAAACTGCGAAGCTTCTCAAGAAGAAACTGTTTCGGATCAAGATGGACACTATCGACTTCGTGGACTTCAG CCTGGCTGTATGTACAGAGTCCGCGTGAAGATTGGTGAGAGTAATCCACTCCTTGAACGTGCATCTCCGTCATTTATAGACATACAG ATCTCAGGAAGTGACCATCAAAATATCAACATGCTAGCTTTCCGCCATGTCAATCAAATCGAGATCACAGGAAATGTTGTTACTGACCGCCAGTACATTTCAACGCTCAAA GTGACACTGTCCCCTGAGAACAATCCCGACACCCCTCTGTTCACCACTCCTGTGGGTGTGTCCAGCTATTTCCAGTTCACGCCGGTTCCAAATGATGGAAAGGTATACGTGGTCCGTTTAGTCTCGACTCTGTCCACACTGAATTATCAATACCCTCGGCCTGAATCCACTGTCACTGCTACTGGGGTCCGTGCACATGTCTCGTTTAAATTTGAACCACAG CCTCGTAAATTTGAGCCAGAGTCTAACCAAGGATCGTTCTTAACCTTACCATTGCTATTGCTTGTGATTTTTCTCGCGGTCAATCACAGCAAG GTGGTGCCATTTCTTCAACAAGTGCCTCAAATGATACAGGGAGTATCCGAGAACCAACTACAGGCCCAGATGGAGGATTCTTTCAAAAACAGGAAGAAATTACCTGCAGCAAGACGAAGATAA